A part of Streptomyces sp. NBC_01235 genomic DNA contains:
- a CDS encoding HesB/IscA family protein: MSVSDETSTVTDGIILSDAAAAKVKALLDQEGRDDLALRVAVQPGGCSGLRYQLFFDERSLDGDVVKDFDGVKVVTDRMSAPYLGGASIDFVDTIEKQGFTIDNPNATGSCACGDSFS; the protein is encoded by the coding sequence ATGTCCGTATCGGACGAGACCAGCACCGTCACCGACGGCATCATCCTGTCCGACGCCGCCGCGGCGAAGGTCAAGGCCCTGCTCGACCAGGAAGGCCGTGACGACCTGGCCCTGCGCGTCGCCGTGCAGCCCGGTGGCTGCTCCGGCCTGCGCTACCAGCTCTTCTTCGACGAGCGTTCCCTCGACGGTGACGTCGTCAAGGACTTCGATGGCGTCAAGGTCGTCACCGACCGCATGAGCGCCCCGTACCTGGGCGGCGCGTCCATCGACTTCGTCGACACCATCGAGAAGCAGGGCTTCACGATCGACAACCCGAACGCGACGGGCTCCTGCGCCTGCGGCGACTCCTTCAGCTGA
- the nadA gene encoding quinolinate synthase NadA → MTTAQTTELDVQPSPLALLLLGREADPRSERGVECPGDLPSPSDPDLVERARAAKEKLGDKVFVLGHHYQRDEVIQFADVTGDSFKLARDAAARPEAEYIVFCGVHFMAESADILTSDDQKVVLPDLAAGCSMADMATAEQVAECWDVLTEAGIAEQVVPVSYMNSSADIKAFTGKHGGTICTSSNAQRALEWAFEQGEPSTTKVLFLPDQHLGRNTAVRDMGMSLEDCVLYNPHKPNGGLTAEQLRDAKMILWRGHCSVHGRFSLESVEDVRARIPGVNVLVHPECRHEVVAAADYVGSTEYIIKALEAAPAGSKWAIGTELNLVRRLANRFAPEGKEIVFLDKTVCFCSTMNRIDLPHLVWTLESLAEGKLVNRIEVDQETETFAKLALERMLALP, encoded by the coding sequence GTGACCACCGCCCAGACCACGGAGCTCGACGTACAGCCGTCTCCGCTCGCCCTGTTGCTGCTCGGCCGCGAGGCCGACCCGAGGAGCGAACGGGGTGTCGAGTGCCCCGGCGACCTGCCCTCCCCGTCCGACCCGGACCTGGTGGAGCGGGCCCGCGCGGCCAAGGAGAAGCTCGGGGACAAGGTCTTCGTGCTCGGCCACCACTACCAGCGCGACGAGGTCATCCAGTTCGCCGATGTCACGGGCGACTCCTTCAAGCTGGCCCGGGACGCGGCCGCCCGCCCGGAGGCCGAGTACATCGTCTTCTGCGGTGTGCACTTCATGGCCGAGTCCGCCGACATCCTCACGTCGGACGACCAGAAGGTGGTCCTGCCCGACCTCGCCGCCGGCTGCTCGATGGCCGACATGGCGACGGCCGAGCAGGTCGCCGAGTGCTGGGACGTGCTGACCGAGGCCGGCATAGCCGAGCAGGTCGTGCCCGTCTCGTACATGAACTCGTCCGCCGACATCAAGGCGTTCACGGGGAAGCACGGCGGCACGATCTGCACCTCCTCCAACGCCCAGCGGGCCCTTGAGTGGGCCTTCGAGCAGGGGGAGCCCTCGACAACAAAGGTGCTGTTCCTTCCCGACCAGCACCTCGGCCGCAACACCGCCGTGCGCGACATGGGCATGTCCCTTGAGGACTGCGTCCTGTACAACCCGCACAAGCCGAACGGCGGGCTGACCGCCGAACAGCTGCGCGACGCCAAGATGATCCTGTGGCGGGGCCACTGCTCGGTGCACGGCCGCTTCAGCCTGGAGTCGGTGGAGGATGTGCGCGCCCGGATCCCCGGCGTGAACGTGCTCGTGCACCCCGAGTGCCGGCACGAGGTCGTGGCGGCGGCTGACTACGTCGGCTCGACCGAGTACATCATCAAGGCGCTGGAGGCGGCCCCGGCCGGCTCGAAGTGGGCCATCGGGACCGAGCTGAACCTGGTGCGCCGCCTGGCGAACCGTTTCGCGCCGGAGGGCAAGGAGATCGTCTTCCTCGACAAGACGGTCTGCTTCTGCTCGACCATGAACCGGATCGACCTCCCCCACCTGGTCTGGACCCTGGAGTCGCTGGCCGAGGGCAAGCTGGTCAACCGCATCGAGGTCGACCAGGAGACCGAGACGTTCGCGAAGCTGGCGCTGGAGCGGATGCTGGCGCTGCCGTAG
- a CDS encoding serine/threonine-protein kinase — protein sequence MSLHKDDPKTLGGYRIVDRLGAGGMGVVYRGRSRSGREVAVKVVHAQYAEDAVFRARFRQEIEAVRKVSGAFTAPVVDADPEAVRPWMATQYVPGPVLSARIREHGPLRGTELRRLALGLVEALREIHRAGVVHRDLKPGNVLMAHDGPRVIDFGISRAAENQTLTETGKMIGTPPFMSPEQFTDARSVGPASDVFSLGSLLVFAVTGRGPFDADSPYLTAWRVLHEEPAVHAVAEPLRSVLIRCLAKEPADRPEPDALAEEFAEVLPELAAGDTETVTLRLPPAPTAAEEPGPALAAPLPGRRSRLRRWPVLAATAGVLTVALMGYLLFDLDPLRGTEESDSTGSGSASRAPLPDGWKPWRTSVYGTAAAGVTKPLGGGAPDGASLSCAMGQGALYCGGDGTLPVRVDGASGRLAWRAESLPPGLPQARYNSRVIGVHDGVLLVSEIVMNKAGNDQSATAVALDSATGKLLWSRTLSRTSAVDPAIVGGLLLTSDGYRVTARELRGGTARWTATVPAESTYGCEFHDVDSALYAGCTDAGTPSRTVFYAVDPADGSSRKVSVPDGDVEYVGAVDGDLAFVVQVPRDQRGFDESTYGEVLLIDPDTGAVRKKTLPGGPRGQAALVGGVLCFANSRGQLIAHSPETGKRLWQTSTTLQQPGMPVGDGQGQAVFAASASGRVAAVDVETGSLLWESTARAEQVVEFGYSAARVFLDEGALVVLSPDGTVFTLDPNHPDQEPLSG from the coding sequence GTGTCGCTGCACAAGGACGACCCGAAGACGCTCGGCGGATACCGGATCGTCGACCGGCTCGGGGCCGGAGGCATGGGCGTCGTCTACCGCGGCCGGTCCCGCTCGGGGCGTGAGGTCGCCGTCAAGGTGGTGCACGCCCAGTATGCCGAGGACGCGGTCTTCCGCGCCCGCTTCCGGCAGGAGATCGAGGCCGTCCGCAAGGTGAGTGGCGCCTTCACCGCCCCGGTCGTGGACGCCGACCCGGAGGCCGTCCGGCCCTGGATGGCCACGCAGTACGTGCCGGGCCCCGTGCTCTCCGCCCGCATTCGCGAGCACGGCCCGCTGCGCGGCACGGAACTGCGCCGGCTCGCCCTCGGCCTGGTGGAGGCGCTGCGGGAGATCCACCGGGCCGGGGTCGTCCACCGCGACCTCAAGCCCGGGAACGTCCTGATGGCCCACGACGGGCCCCGCGTCATCGACTTCGGGATCTCCCGGGCGGCGGAGAACCAGACGCTCACCGAGACCGGCAAGATGATCGGCACCCCGCCGTTCATGTCGCCGGAGCAGTTCACCGACGCCCGCTCGGTCGGCCCCGCCTCGGACGTGTTCTCCCTCGGGTCGCTGCTGGTGTTCGCCGTCACCGGTCGTGGCCCCTTCGACGCGGACAGCCCGTATCTGACGGCGTGGCGGGTGCTGCACGAGGAGCCGGCGGTGCACGCGGTCGCCGAGCCGCTGCGCTCGGTCCTCATCCGCTGCCTGGCCAAGGAGCCCGCCGACCGTCCCGAACCCGACGCGCTGGCCGAGGAGTTCGCCGAGGTGCTGCCCGAGCTCGCGGCGGGAGACACGGAGACGGTGACCCTGCGTCTGCCGCCCGCGCCCACGGCGGCAGAGGAACCCGGCCCGGCCCTCGCCGCGCCCCTCCCGGGCCGCCGCTCCCGGCTGCGCCGGTGGCCGGTCCTGGCCGCGACGGCGGGCGTCCTGACCGTGGCGCTCATGGGCTACCTGCTGTTCGACCTCGACCCCTTGAGGGGGACCGAGGAGTCGGACAGCACCGGCAGCGGGTCCGCCAGCCGGGCCCCCCTGCCCGACGGCTGGAAGCCCTGGCGGACCTCGGTGTACGGCACCGCCGCCGCCGGGGTGACGAAGCCGCTGGGCGGCGGAGCCCCCGACGGCGCCTCCCTGTCCTGCGCGATGGGCCAGGGCGCCCTGTACTGCGGCGGCGACGGCACACTCCCGGTCCGTGTCGACGGGGCGAGCGGCCGGCTCGCGTGGCGGGCGGAATCCCTGCCGCCGGGCCTGCCACAGGCGAGATACAACAGCAGGGTCATCGGGGTGCACGACGGTGTGCTGCTGGTGTCGGAGATCGTGATGAACAAGGCGGGCAACGACCAGAGCGCCACCGCCGTCGCCCTCGACTCCGCCACCGGCAAGCTGCTCTGGTCGCGCACGTTGAGTCGGACGAGCGCCGTCGACCCCGCGATCGTCGGCGGTCTGCTGCTGACCTCGGACGGCTACCGCGTGACCGCCCGTGAACTGCGCGGCGGCACCGCGCGCTGGACGGCCACCGTGCCTGCCGAGTCCACCTACGGTTGTGAGTTCCACGACGTCGACAGCGCTCTGTACGCCGGCTGCACCGACGCGGGCACGCCGTCGCGCACCGTGTTCTACGCCGTGGATCCCGCCGACGGCTCGAGCCGGAAGGTGAGCGTGCCGGACGGCGACGTCGAATACGTCGGTGCCGTCGACGGCGATCTGGCCTTCGTGGTGCAGGTCCCGCGGGACCAGCGGGGCTTCGACGAGTCGACGTACGGCGAGGTCCTGCTGATCGACCCGGACACCGGCGCCGTGCGGAAGAAGACACTGCCGGGCGGCCCGCGCGGGCAGGCGGCGCTGGTGGGCGGAGTGCTCTGCTTCGCCAACTCCAGGGGACAGCTGATTGCCCACTCGCCCGAGACGGGCAAGCGGCTGTGGCAGACCTCCACGACCCTTCAGCAGCCCGGTATGCCCGTGGGCGACGGACAGGGGCAGGCCGTGTTCGCGGCCAGCGCCTCCGGACGGGTCGCCGCCGTCGACGTCGAGACGGGAAGCCTGCTGTGGGAGTCCACCGCGAGGGCCGAGCAGGTCGTCGAGTTCGGCTATTCCGCGGCGCGCGTGTTCCTCGACGAGGGTGCCCTGGTGGTGCTCAGCCCCGACGGGACGGTCTTCACGCTGGACCCGAACCACCCCGACCAGGAGCCGCTGTCGGGGTGA
- a CDS encoding response regulator transcription factor has translation MTIRVLLADDQALLRSAFRVLVDSEPDMEVVGEAPDGAEAVRLAKEQRADVVLMDIRMPGTDGLAATRLISADPSLAHVRVVILTTFEVDDYVVQSLRAGASGFLGKGSEPEELLSAIRVAAGGEALLSPTATKGLIARFLAQGGTADDEHDPARAARLGALTVREREVLVQVAGGHSNDEIAERLEVSPLTVKTHVNRAMAKLGARDRAQLVVIAYESGLVRPRAE, from the coding sequence ATGACCATCCGCGTCCTGCTCGCGGACGACCAGGCGCTGCTGCGCAGCGCGTTCCGCGTGCTCGTCGACTCCGAGCCCGACATGGAGGTGGTCGGCGAGGCGCCCGACGGCGCGGAGGCGGTCCGGCTGGCGAAGGAGCAGCGCGCCGACGTCGTCCTGATGGACATCCGCATGCCCGGCACGGACGGTCTCGCAGCGACCCGTCTGATCAGCGCCGATCCCTCCCTCGCGCACGTTCGGGTGGTCATCCTGACGACGTTCGAGGTGGACGACTACGTGGTGCAGTCGCTGCGGGCCGGAGCCTCCGGCTTCCTCGGCAAGGGCAGCGAGCCCGAGGAGCTGCTGAGCGCGATCCGGGTCGCCGCGGGCGGGGAGGCGCTGCTCTCACCGACCGCCACCAAGGGCCTGATCGCCCGCTTCCTCGCGCAGGGCGGCACGGCGGACGACGAGCACGACCCCGCCCGCGCCGCCCGGCTGGGGGCGCTCACCGTGCGCGAGCGCGAGGTCCTCGTGCAGGTCGCCGGCGGTCATTCCAACGACGAGATCGCCGAGCGCCTGGAGGTCAGCCCGCTGACGGTGAAGACGCACGTCAACCGGGCCATGGCCAAGCTGGGCGCGCGCGACCGGGCCCAGCTCGTGGTGATCGCGTACGAGTCGGGACTGGTGCGCCCGAGGGCGGAGTGA
- a CDS encoding sensor histidine kinase: protein MTPLARAQRQLHAHPLALDAALAAAVLLCMLAGSFVDPHRGHGVSWSIHAPAPLSLLLMTLGAVALVFRRSAPMKVLAVTGTVSFVECVTGDPRAPVAMSAVIALFTVAATTDRATTLRAGLLTMTVLTAAAMLAGPLPWYAQENLGILAWTGIGATAGDAVRSRRAVVQAIRDRAERAERTREEEARRRVAEERLRIARDLHDVVAHHIALVNVQAGVAAHVMDKRPDQAKEALAHVRDASRSALNELRATVGLLRQSGDPEAPTEPAPGLERLDELAGTFRSAGLQVEVARTDHGTTLPAAVGLAAYRVIQEALTNVQKHAGGEAKAEVSVVRVGPNIEVTVLDNGRPAGEEPPEAGGGHGLLGMRERVTALRGTLTTGPRYGGGFRVHAILPIKTRTATTGESA from the coding sequence GTGACCCCCCTTGCCCGGGCCCAGCGCCAGCTGCACGCCCACCCCCTCGCCCTGGACGCGGCCCTCGCCGCGGCCGTGCTGCTCTGCATGCTGGCCGGCTCCTTCGTCGACCCGCACCGGGGGCACGGCGTCAGCTGGAGCATCCACGCCCCGGCCCCGCTCAGCCTGCTCCTGATGACCCTCGGAGCCGTCGCCCTCGTCTTCCGCCGAAGCGCCCCCATGAAGGTCCTGGCCGTCACCGGCACGGTCTCCTTCGTCGAGTGCGTCACCGGCGACCCCCGCGCCCCCGTCGCCATGTCCGCCGTCATCGCCCTGTTCACCGTCGCCGCCACCACCGACCGTGCCACCACCCTGCGGGCCGGCCTGCTCACCATGACGGTCCTCACCGCCGCCGCCATGCTCGCCGGGCCGCTGCCCTGGTACGCGCAGGAGAACCTCGGGATCCTCGCCTGGACCGGCATCGGCGCCACCGCCGGGGACGCGGTCCGCAGCCGCCGGGCCGTCGTCCAGGCCATCCGGGACCGCGCCGAGCGCGCGGAACGCACCCGCGAGGAGGAGGCCCGCCGCCGGGTCGCCGAGGAGCGCCTGCGCATCGCACGCGACCTGCACGACGTCGTCGCCCACCACATCGCCCTGGTCAACGTCCAGGCCGGGGTCGCCGCGCACGTCATGGACAAGCGGCCCGACCAGGCCAAGGAGGCCCTCGCGCACGTCCGCGACGCCAGCCGCTCCGCGCTCAACGAACTGCGGGCCACGGTCGGCCTGCTGCGCCAGTCCGGCGACCCCGAGGCCCCCACCGAACCCGCCCCCGGCCTGGAGCGCCTCGACGAGCTCGCCGGCACCTTCCGCAGCGCAGGGCTCCAGGTCGAGGTGGCCCGCACCGATCACGGGACCACGCTCCCGGCCGCCGTCGGCCTGGCCGCCTACCGCGTCATCCAGGAGGCCCTCACCAACGTGCAGAAGCACGCGGGAGGGGAGGCGAAGGCCGAGGTCAGCGTCGTGCGCGTGGGGCCGAACATCGAGGTCACCGTCCTCGACAACGGGCGCCCCGCGGGCGAGGAGCCCCCGGAGGCGGGCGGCGGTCACGGCCTGCTCGGCATGCGGGAACGTGTCACCGCCCTGCGCGGCACCCTCACCACGGGTCCCCGCTACGGAGGCGGCTTCCGCGTCCATGCGATCCTGCCGATCAAGACCCGCACGGCCACCACGGGGGAGAGCGCATGA
- the pspAA gene encoding PspA-associated protein PspAA: MIVRIMGEGQWTLADSHFVELNKLDDELLAEMESGDEDGFHRVLGALLDAVRRLGDPLPDDALEPSELILPAPEASLEEVREMLSDNGLIPG; this comes from the coding sequence ATGATCGTACGGATCATGGGGGAGGGCCAGTGGACGCTGGCCGACTCCCACTTCGTCGAACTGAACAAGCTGGACGACGAGCTGCTGGCCGAGATGGAGAGCGGCGACGAGGACGGCTTCCACCGCGTCCTCGGCGCCCTGCTGGACGCCGTACGCCGCCTCGGCGACCCGCTGCCGGACGACGCCCTGGAACCCTCGGAACTCATCCTCCCGGCCCCGGAGGCGAGCCTGGAGGAGGTCCGGGAGATGCTGAGCGACAACGGCCTGATCCCGGGGTGA
- a CDS encoding PspA/IM30 family protein — MSGVMKRMGMIFRAKANKALDRAEDPRETLDYSYQKQLELLQKVRRGVADVATSRKRLELQLNQLQSQSTKLEDQGRKALALGREDLAREALSRRAALQQQVTDLETQHSTLQGEEEKLTLAAQRLQAKVDAFRTKKETIKATYTAAQAQTRIGEAFSGISEEMGDVGLAIQRAEDKTAQLQARAGALDELMASGALDDPTGIAKDDLQAELDRLSGGTDVELELQRMKAELAGGPSSGQQAIEGGTGQPQSQQQPQDTPRFDKQ; from the coding sequence ATGAGCGGTGTCATGAAGCGTATGGGGATGATCTTCCGCGCGAAGGCGAACAAGGCCCTTGACCGGGCCGAGGACCCGCGCGAGACCCTCGACTACTCGTACCAGAAACAGCTGGAGCTCCTCCAGAAGGTGCGCCGCGGTGTCGCCGACGTGGCCACCTCGCGCAAGCGTCTGGAACTCCAGCTGAACCAGTTGCAGTCGCAGTCGACCAAGCTGGAGGACCAGGGCCGCAAGGCGCTCGCGCTCGGCCGTGAGGACCTCGCCCGCGAGGCGCTCTCCCGCCGCGCCGCCCTCCAGCAGCAGGTCACCGACCTGGAGACGCAGCACTCCACGCTCCAGGGCGAGGAGGAGAAACTCACCCTCGCGGCCCAGCGACTTCAGGCCAAGGTGGACGCCTTCCGTACGAAGAAGGAGACCATCAAGGCCACCTACACCGCCGCCCAGGCCCAGACCCGCATCGGCGAGGCCTTCTCCGGCATCTCCGAGGAGATGGGCGACGTCGGCCTGGCCATCCAGCGCGCCGAGGACAAGACCGCCCAGCTCCAGGCCCGGGCCGGCGCCCTCGACGAGCTCATGGCCTCCGGCGCCCTGGACGACCCGACGGGCATCGCGAAGGACGACCTCCAGGCCGAGCTGGACCGCCTCTCCGGTGGTACGGATGTAGAGCTGGAACTGCAGCGCATGAAGGCCGAGCTCGCCGGAGGTCCCTCCTCCGGGCAGCAGGCCATCGAAGGCGGAACGGGCCAGCCGCAGTCCCAGCAGCAGCCGCAGGACACCCCGCGCTTCGACAAGCAGTAG